From Streptomyces durmitorensis, a single genomic window includes:
- a CDS encoding acyl-CoA dehydrogenase family protein — translation MTLTSQEVASPETQLTDLPDLPGQPDLLDLPGRVAAVAAVAAEHAARTDQEASFPLEALTELRRTRLLGLLVPREYGGLGGTVADLVEASIALGRADTSVAMIFAMHCQQTEAVVRHGSARLRAELLPRIAAGQVYLASVTTEAGKGGHLLTSQASLATAGDDLVMDRFAPIVTGGGHADGFLVTMRAPGATSPSQVSLVYADRAQLDIQPSGVWQPLGMRASHSGALRLTGTVPAHHVIGEHGQFHTIASTVFGPLAHLGWSACWLGTAAGALSRVLGLLRSPQGRGSTDLTSELLLTRLSKVRQRLDIVHALLARTQQTVLDSTDLSVPRVQLQLNALKITAAELCHSAVDELVTAVGMRHGYLKGSPTRLEQALRDLRSAALNYSNDRLHLADGRLALLDPEVRFV, via the coding sequence GTGACGCTCACCAGCCAGGAAGTGGCTTCACCGGAAACGCAGTTGACCGACCTGCCTGACCTGCCTGGCCAGCCCGACCTGCTCGACCTGCCGGGCCGGGTCGCCGCCGTGGCGGCCGTCGCCGCCGAGCACGCGGCCCGTACGGACCAGGAGGCGTCCTTCCCTCTCGAAGCGCTCACCGAGCTGCGCCGCACCCGGCTGCTCGGCCTGCTGGTGCCCCGGGAGTACGGGGGGCTCGGCGGAACCGTCGCGGACCTCGTCGAGGCGAGCATCGCGCTCGGCCGGGCCGACACCTCGGTGGCGATGATCTTCGCGATGCACTGCCAGCAGACCGAGGCCGTGGTCCGCCACGGCAGCGCACGGCTGCGCGCCGAACTGCTTCCACGCATCGCCGCCGGCCAGGTGTATCTCGCCTCGGTGACCACCGAGGCGGGCAAGGGCGGCCACCTGCTCACCTCGCAGGCGTCCCTCGCCACCGCGGGCGACGACCTCGTCATGGACCGCTTCGCGCCCATCGTCACCGGCGGCGGCCACGCCGACGGTTTCCTGGTCACCATGCGCGCTCCCGGCGCCACCAGCCCCAGCCAGGTCTCCCTCGTCTACGCCGACCGGGCGCAGCTCGACATCCAGCCGTCCGGGGTCTGGCAGCCGCTGGGCATGCGGGCCAGCCACAGCGGAGCCCTGCGGCTGACCGGCACGGTGCCTGCCCATCACGTCATAGGCGAGCACGGCCAGTTCCACACCATCGCGAGCACCGTTTTCGGTCCGCTCGCCCACCTGGGATGGTCCGCGTGCTGGCTCGGCACGGCGGCCGGGGCGCTCTCGCGGGTCCTCGGGCTGCTGCGCTCCCCGCAGGGCCGGGGGAGCACGGACCTCACATCCGAGCTGCTGCTCACCCGGCTCTCCAAGGTCCGTCAGCGCCTGGACATCGTGCACGCGCTGCTCGCCCGGACCCAGCAGACGGTCCTCGACAGCACGGACCTGAGCGTGCCCCGCGTTCAGCTCCAGCTCAACGCACTCAAGATCACCGCGGCCGAGCTGTGCCACAGCGCGGTCGACGAGCTGGTGACGGCGGTCGGCATGCGGCACGGATATCTCAAGGGTTCTCCGACCCGGCTGGAACAGGCGCTGCGCGATCTGCGCTCGGCCGCGCTGAACTACAGCAACGACCGCCTGCACCTGGCCGACGGCAGGCTCGCCCTGCTCGATCCGGAGGTGCGGTTTGTCTGA
- a CDS encoding acyl carrier protein, which produces MDARFTELLTPFLKFLGDREIEADSSLRDLGLDSMQAIELLFAIEDTFDVTLPDDDMNDATFATAGSLWQAVEAALTAQGVAA; this is translated from the coding sequence ATGGATGCCCGTTTCACCGAACTGCTCACCCCCTTCCTCAAGTTCCTGGGCGACCGCGAGATCGAGGCGGACTCCTCTCTGCGCGATCTGGGCCTCGACTCGATGCAGGCCATCGAGCTTCTCTTCGCGATCGAGGACACCTTCGACGTGACGCTCCCGGACGACGACATGAACGACGCGACGTTCGCCACGGCGGGCAGCCTGTGGCAGGCGGTCGAAGCGGCGCTGACGGCACAGGGTGTGGCGGCGTGA
- a CDS encoding type III PLP-dependent enzyme, with translation MSAPAEAEPRSATRAGETVLPVPLEELAGVPTPAYVYDVAEVRRSQAQLRASLPERTGLYYSLKANPHPALLRTLRAGGARPEVCSTGELAAALEAGWAAGEVLYTGPGKRDEEIADALVRGVRFFSVDSPHAIEQLSRIAGERGAVARCLLRINDDEPVPGQGLAMTGVASQFGADTSWVLAEPARFANRPHARVVGLHLYMGSNLCEVDDLVGQFTRSLRTARSLGDVLAAHGVRIEVLDLGGGFGAPFAKAGKVPDLRALRPALETLFDEQIPGWRDGGPEVVFESGRHLVGTAGTLLTAVLDVKRSHGKDIVVLESGINHLGGMAGMRRLPPLNPALVAAQEPLLEGELTALVAGPLCTPLDTWARGARLPALRPGDLVAVPNVGAYGLSASLVAFLGHPLPAEAVVDSDRPGTPPEISRTTLIRQGVID, from the coding sequence ATGTCCGCACCCGCTGAGGCCGAGCCCCGTTCCGCCACCCGGGCAGGCGAGACGGTGCTGCCCGTCCCCCTGGAGGAGCTCGCGGGCGTGCCGACCCCCGCGTACGTCTACGACGTCGCCGAAGTCCGCCGTAGCCAGGCCCAGTTGAGGGCATCCCTGCCCGAGCGTACCGGCCTGTACTACTCGCTGAAGGCCAACCCGCACCCCGCGCTGCTGCGCACGCTGCGGGCGGGCGGCGCCAGGCCCGAGGTGTGCTCCACCGGGGAACTGGCCGCCGCGCTCGAGGCGGGCTGGGCCGCCGGTGAGGTGCTGTACACCGGCCCCGGAAAGCGCGACGAGGAGATCGCCGACGCGCTGGTCCGTGGCGTGCGGTTCTTCTCCGTCGACTCGCCGCACGCCATCGAGCAGCTGAGCCGTATCGCGGGGGAGCGCGGGGCCGTCGCCCGCTGTCTGCTGCGGATCAACGACGACGAGCCGGTGCCGGGGCAGGGCCTCGCGATGACGGGCGTGGCCTCGCAGTTCGGCGCAGACACCAGCTGGGTCCTCGCCGAGCCCGCCCGGTTCGCGAACCGGCCCCACGCACGCGTCGTCGGACTGCACCTGTACATGGGCAGCAACCTCTGCGAAGTCGACGATCTGGTAGGGCAGTTCACCCGGTCCTTGCGCACCGCCCGGTCCCTCGGCGATGTCCTGGCCGCGCACGGGGTGCGGATCGAGGTGCTCGACCTCGGCGGCGGCTTCGGGGCGCCCTTCGCCAAGGCCGGGAAGGTCCCCGACCTGAGGGCCCTGCGGCCGGCGCTCGAGACGCTGTTCGACGAGCAGATACCCGGCTGGCGTGACGGCGGTCCTGAGGTGGTCTTCGAGTCCGGGCGCCATCTCGTCGGGACCGCGGGCACCCTGCTCACGGCCGTGCTCGACGTCAAGCGCTCGCACGGCAAGGACATCGTGGTCCTTGAGTCCGGCATCAATCACCTGGGCGGCATGGCGGGTATGCGCCGTCTTCCTCCGCTCAACCCGGCCCTGGTCGCGGCACAGGAGCCGTTGCTGGAAGGGGAGTTGACCGCACTGGTCGCGGGGCCCCTGTGCACCCCTCTCGACACCTGGGCGCGCGGCGCACGGCTGCCCGCGCTGCGTCCGGGTGACCTGGTCGCCGTGCCGAACGTCGGCGCCTACGGCCTGTCGGCGAGCCTCGTCGCCTTCCTCGGACATCCGCTGCCCGCGGAGGCCGTGGTGGACAGCGACCGGCCGGGAACACCACCCGAAATTTCCCGTACCACCCTGATCCGGCAAGGAGTCATTGACTAA
- a CDS encoding class I adenylate-forming enzyme family protein, with translation MTAPTSTAQAVLPSATTMHELLDTAARLYPKAPAVTSGEHTLSYAELDAATRRLARWMGELGLRRGERLLISSATGVLQAVLVYAASRAGVAFSLLHEQVRGAALDHVLGDCEPALLVSDHDPSLAAAALRGVRAHHVDDVTRRAFDPQAPLGPLPGPPLPVDPFCLIYTSGTTALPKAVVSTHQQAVFAVQAIQQVLGYRPDDVIYSPLPQSFDYGLYQLFLATSSGAHLWLGRPAEVGPRLLTNLLRAGATVLPAVPAVADALARLLRRAGAERTPRLRMLTNTGAAMPQQAVAALREAMPGLRVHLMFGLTECKRATIMPADEDLARPGASGRALPGTEVFVVGDDGRRLPPGEIGEIAVRGANVMSGYWRRPELTAQRFHRAEGLFPELRTGDYGWLDEDGFLYFSGRRDDIYKTNGFRVSATEVEAAVRRVPGVEAAAVLAPEGDRQARLFVQVTGGLTGADVLLRLREQIEEFKIPRTCLVVDALPLTGNGKTDRKALAALEERAGHVRTR, from the coding sequence ATGACCGCCCCGACGTCCACCGCGCAGGCCGTCCTGCCGAGCGCCACGACCATGCACGAACTCCTAGACACCGCCGCCCGGTTGTACCCAAAGGCCCCCGCCGTCACCAGCGGCGAGCACACCCTCAGCTACGCCGAGCTGGACGCGGCCACCCGACGACTCGCCCGCTGGATGGGCGAGTTGGGGCTCCGGCGCGGCGAGCGACTGCTCATCAGCAGCGCCACCGGGGTTCTGCAGGCTGTCCTGGTGTACGCCGCGTCCCGGGCGGGCGTCGCCTTCTCGCTGCTGCACGAGCAGGTGCGGGGCGCCGCCCTCGACCACGTCCTCGGTGACTGCGAGCCCGCGCTCCTGGTGAGTGACCACGACCCGTCGCTGGCCGCCGCGGCGCTCCGGGGCGTGCGGGCTCACCACGTCGACGACGTCACCCGCCGGGCCTTCGACCCGCAGGCGCCGCTCGGTCCGCTGCCGGGCCCGCCGCTGCCCGTCGACCCGTTCTGCCTGATCTACACCTCCGGCACCACGGCGCTGCCCAAGGCCGTCGTCAGCACGCACCAGCAGGCGGTGTTCGCCGTACAGGCCATCCAGCAGGTGCTGGGCTACCGGCCCGACGACGTGATCTACAGTCCGCTGCCGCAGTCCTTCGACTACGGCCTCTACCAGCTCTTCCTCGCCACGAGCAGCGGGGCGCATCTCTGGCTCGGCCGGCCGGCCGAGGTCGGACCGCGGCTCCTGACGAATCTGCTGCGCGCGGGAGCGACCGTCCTGCCCGCCGTTCCCGCGGTGGCCGACGCGCTGGCCCGGCTGCTGCGCCGGGCGGGTGCCGAGCGCACCCCGCGACTGCGGATGCTGACGAACACCGGTGCCGCGATGCCGCAGCAGGCCGTCGCCGCACTGCGCGAGGCCATGCCCGGGCTGCGGGTGCATCTGATGTTCGGCCTGACCGAGTGCAAGCGCGCCACCATCATGCCCGCGGACGAGGACCTGGCGCGGCCCGGTGCGAGCGGGCGGGCGCTGCCGGGTACCGAGGTGTTCGTCGTCGGCGACGACGGCCGTCGCCTGCCGCCCGGCGAGATCGGTGAGATCGCCGTACGGGGGGCCAACGTGATGTCGGGGTACTGGCGCCGCCCGGAACTGACCGCTCAGCGCTTCCACCGCGCGGAAGGGCTCTTCCCCGAGCTGCGTACGGGCGACTACGGCTGGCTCGACGAGGACGGCTTCCTGTACTTCAGCGGCCGCCGGGACGACATCTACAAGACGAACGGGTTCCGGGTGAGCGCCACCGAGGTGGAGGCCGCCGTACGCCGGGTGCCCGGGGTGGAGGCCGCGGCCGTGCTCGCCCCGGAAGGCGACCGGCAAGCCAGGCTCTTCGTCCAGGTCACCGGCGGGCTCACCGGCGCCGATGTGCTGCTGCGCCTGCGAGAGCAGATCGAGGAGTTCAAGATTCCGCGCACCTGCCTGGTCGTCGACGCCCTGCCGCTGACCGGCAACGGCAAGACCGACCGCAAGGCGCTCGCGGCCCTTGAGGAAAGGGCGGGCCATGTCCGCACCCGCTGA
- a CDS encoding acyl carrier protein has protein sequence MDAELFDCLQVNLAEYADHLHGTDTHLLLGATLRFQPVPVPGRGPGIGELPTVERTAREQLTEAARRLGLVVGEPYPVAGAADITPASGCYVVADAFHLPWVPYYRQRHMEHSFLVEKGGTGTDGVLVRDSYHNETPWGVARPGQWKLSRQEFAAAVPGPALVADLGAAPGGCVELAPEVDFAAPDAVDAYADAYRQHPDRAGALERLTLETWLLARSRKLHAAFLRHTGKLPADEALQEHLAAWDKLTEQVYLAHRRVERGRPEPQGLADRVAALLRADLRAFGYGGASGRGASGCGGAPVPDLAAVPSSTSELPSVPVELRRSVAAAAAQVLGVDPAALLAGAVFDSLPSFSSFRVVEIVELLERELGIEFAADDLAPENLHHVDAVCRVIQRSNDGGAPRALALNGEGR, from the coding sequence ATGGACGCTGAGCTCTTCGACTGCCTACAGGTGAACCTGGCGGAGTACGCCGACCATCTGCACGGCACTGACACCCATCTGCTGCTCGGCGCCACCCTGCGATTCCAGCCGGTGCCGGTGCCGGGGCGGGGGCCGGGGATCGGCGAGCTGCCGACGGTCGAGCGCACCGCGCGGGAGCAGCTCACCGAGGCCGCCCGACGCCTGGGCCTTGTGGTGGGCGAGCCGTACCCGGTCGCGGGCGCCGCGGACATCACACCGGCGAGCGGCTGCTACGTCGTCGCCGACGCCTTCCATCTGCCCTGGGTGCCGTACTACCGGCAGCGCCACATGGAGCACAGCTTCCTGGTGGAGAAGGGCGGCACCGGCACGGACGGCGTGCTCGTTCGCGACAGCTACCACAACGAGACGCCCTGGGGTGTCGCCAGACCGGGCCAATGGAAGCTGAGCCGACAGGAGTTCGCCGCGGCGGTCCCCGGACCCGCACTTGTCGCCGACCTGGGCGCCGCGCCCGGCGGATGCGTCGAGCTGGCGCCCGAGGTGGACTTCGCGGCGCCGGATGCGGTGGACGCATACGCCGACGCCTACCGCCAACATCCGGACCGGGCAGGCGCGTTGGAGCGGCTCACCCTGGAGACCTGGCTGCTCGCCAGGAGTCGTAAGCTGCACGCCGCGTTCCTGCGCCACACCGGGAAGCTTCCGGCCGACGAAGCGCTTCAGGAACATCTCGCGGCCTGGGACAAGCTGACCGAGCAGGTCTACCTCGCACACCGCCGGGTGGAGCGTGGGCGCCCCGAACCCCAGGGGCTCGCCGACCGGGTCGCGGCACTGCTCCGCGCGGACCTGCGGGCCTTCGGGTACGGCGGGGCCTCTGGGCGCGGTGCCTCTGGGTGCGGCGGCGCACCCGTACCGGACCTGGCCGCTGTCCCGTCCTCGACGTCTGAACTGCCCTCCGTACCAGTGGAGTTGCGTCGGTCGGTGGCCGCCGCGGCTGCCCAGGTGCTCGGCGTCGACCCGGCCGCTCTGCTCGCCGGAGCCGTGTTCGACTCCCTGCCGTCCTTCAGCTCCTTCCGGGTGGTGGAGATCGTCGAGCTCCTGGAACGCGAATTGGGCATCGAGTTCGCCGCCGACGACCTGGCGCCCGAGAACCTGCACCACGTCGACGCGGTCTGCCGCGTCATCCAGCGATCGAACGATGGCGGCGCGCCCCGTGCGCTCGCCCTGAACGGAGAGGGCCGATGA
- a CDS encoding acyl carrier protein: MSALLARDTVAASVKRLLSAQAVTAVDDIREDEPLVGERLQVNSLAVLSVLVELEDELATQFPDDLFAGRSFETVRDLIDIVLTGAGDGR; this comes from the coding sequence ATGAGTGCACTACTCGCGCGCGACACCGTCGCCGCATCCGTGAAGCGGCTCCTGTCCGCCCAAGCCGTGACCGCCGTCGACGACATCCGTGAGGACGAGCCGCTGGTCGGCGAGCGGCTCCAGGTCAACTCCCTTGCGGTGCTGAGCGTTCTGGTCGAGCTCGAGGACGAGCTGGCCACGCAGTTCCCCGACGATCTCTTCGCCGGGCGCTCGTTCGAGACCGTGCGGGACCTCATCGACATCGTGCTGACCGGGGCCGGCGATGGACGCTGA
- a CDS encoding alpha/beta fold hydrolase, translating into MTAMTQPMLTPFGRRPGPLNTVVFHPAGGGLGQYVSLLSRLSRRGPVHGVRAMGLVPGEEPDRTVEAMAERCLGLIRELPVRPDLLVGWSLGGLLAWETGARLAEDGPAPAVVMIDSFAEPWSAYGSSRERLLDDILRGALVPLGPEAAEAAVRTAGAHLDACAVHHVTTRHQGPALLMPCAGPERGRQVADWRRRAPQLAVAPLDCGHFDVFGTGHTGTVLGHLDAFLDASVPVSGAHHPDPEGT; encoded by the coding sequence ATGACGGCCATGACGCAACCGATGCTCACCCCCTTCGGCCGCAGGCCGGGGCCACTGAACACCGTGGTGTTCCACCCTGCGGGCGGCGGACTCGGCCAGTACGTGTCGCTCCTGTCCCGGCTGTCCCGGCGCGGCCCTGTCCACGGGGTGCGGGCCATGGGACTCGTGCCGGGGGAGGAGCCCGACCGCACCGTCGAGGCCATGGCCGAGCGCTGTCTCGGGCTCATCCGTGAGCTGCCGGTCCGCCCCGACCTCCTGGTGGGCTGGTCGCTCGGCGGGCTGCTCGCCTGGGAAACCGGCGCCCGGCTCGCCGAGGACGGCCCTGCCCCCGCCGTCGTCATGATCGACAGCTTTGCCGAACCCTGGTCCGCGTACGGCAGTTCACGTGAGCGGCTCCTCGATGACATCCTGCGCGGCGCACTGGTGCCACTGGGCCCCGAGGCCGCCGAGGCCGCGGTCCGCACAGCGGGAGCCCACCTCGACGCCTGCGCCGTACACCATGTGACGACCCGTCACCAAGGCCCCGCCCTGCTGATGCCGTGCGCGGGCCCGGAGCGCGGGCGACAGGTCGCCGACTGGCGGCGCAGGGCGCCCCAGCTGGCGGTGGCCCCGCTGGACTGCGGCCACTTCGACGTCTTCGGAACGGGCCACACGGGCACGGTCCTCGGCCACCTCGACGCCTTCCTCGACGCATCCGTGCCGGTGTCCGGCGCCCACCATCCCGACCCAGAAGGAACATGA
- a CDS encoding ATP-grasp domain-containing protein produces the protein MKHLVFVDSSVLGLRAMEYAKERGDAVTLLWSPHYDFMHSPASRERARAVADRAIEVEDLRDPRAALRALCAEGIDPDGIDGVLATLHMLAEPAARLAELVGARGPSPKAIAAARDKAACRRTLDEHGLPNLRFAEVTEAGAALAAAADIGYPVVVKPVFGVGKNVTTFAHSAQDIELHFAQTQARLAELEHGFTVELDDRYVVEEVAVGPLYSVEVATDGTTYTALTSVRRKVGLDNPVLELGSTVPCGLPPAAERALGDYAVDVCRALGLDLGLFHVEVIGTADGFRLVEVNPRIAGGTVPEVIRAATGRSLFEVLVDLYEGEPLSPEPFPVVTAASHTFLAAAEDCVVRADLPADWFEAFRPRLHSGSSSIGPGSRLLGMEGNTTTYGVVRVVAEDTARAEAACTELREEIADRLGFPMVPVAPALPVAPALPAASTHPAAPALPEARS, from the coding sequence TTGAAGCATCTGGTCTTTGTCGATTCGAGCGTCCTGGGCCTGCGGGCCATGGAATACGCGAAGGAAAGGGGGGATGCCGTCACCCTGCTGTGGTCGCCGCACTACGACTTCATGCACTCACCCGCGAGCCGTGAGCGGGCCCGCGCGGTGGCCGACCGGGCCATCGAGGTCGAGGACCTGCGCGATCCCCGGGCCGCGCTGCGGGCGCTGTGTGCCGAGGGCATCGACCCGGACGGGATCGACGGGGTCCTCGCCACCTTGCACATGCTGGCCGAACCAGCCGCACGCCTGGCCGAGTTGGTGGGAGCCCGCGGGCCTTCTCCGAAGGCCATCGCCGCCGCCCGGGACAAGGCGGCCTGCCGCCGCACGCTCGACGAGCACGGCCTGCCCAACCTGAGGTTCGCCGAAGTCACCGAGGCAGGGGCGGCGCTCGCAGCGGCCGCGGACATCGGCTATCCGGTGGTGGTCAAGCCGGTCTTCGGCGTGGGCAAGAACGTGACGACCTTCGCCCACTCCGCCCAGGACATCGAGCTCCACTTCGCGCAGACGCAGGCCAGGCTCGCCGAACTGGAGCACGGGTTCACCGTGGAACTCGACGACCGTTACGTGGTCGAGGAGGTGGCGGTCGGGCCGCTCTACTCGGTCGAGGTGGCCACGGACGGCACCACGTACACGGCGCTCACCAGCGTGCGCCGCAAGGTCGGTCTGGACAATCCGGTGCTCGAACTCGGCTCCACCGTTCCTTGCGGCCTGCCGCCGGCCGCCGAGCGTGCACTCGGTGACTACGCGGTCGACGTGTGCCGGGCCCTCGGCCTCGACCTGGGCCTCTTCCACGTCGAGGTGATCGGCACCGCGGACGGCTTCCGCCTGGTGGAGGTCAATCCGCGGATCGCGGGCGGCACCGTGCCCGAAGTCATCCGCGCGGCGACCGGCCGCAGCCTCTTCGAGGTCCTCGTCGACCTGTACGAGGGCGAGCCGCTGTCGCCCGAACCGTTCCCCGTGGTCACCGCCGCGAGCCACACCTTCCTGGCGGCCGCGGAGGACTGCGTGGTCCGCGCCGACCTTCCCGCCGACTGGTTCGAGGCGTTCCGGCCCCGACTGCACTCCGGGTCCAGCTCCATCGGCCCCGGCTCCCGGCTGCTCGGCATGGAGGGCAACACCACCACGTACGGCGTCGTCCGTGTGGTCGCCGAGGACACCGCACGCGCCGAGGCGGCCTGCACCGAGCTGCGCGAGGAGATCGCGGATCGCCTCGGCTTCCCGATGGTGCCGGTGGCCCCCGCCCTCCCCGTGGCCCCCGCCCTCCCGGCGGCTTCCACCCACCCGGCGGCACCCGCCCTCCCGGAAGCGCGCTCATGA
- a CDS encoding O-acetylhomoserine aminocarboxypropyltransferase/cysteine synthase family protein, giving the protein MTEATAQSDWAFETRQIHAGTAPDPTTMARAVPIYQTGAFAFQDTDHAARLFTLEEKGNIYSRIQNPTHEALERRIASLEGAVEAVAVASGHAAVALAILNLAGAGDHVVSSATLYGGTYNLLRHLLPEYGIETTFVDDPDDPDSWRRALRPTTKVVFGETVGNPRNNLLDVRAVADVAHAAGVPFVLDNTGLTPYLLRPVEHGVDVVVHSTSKYLSGHGTVIGGVVVDNGTFDFGAHAERFPKYSEPDPSFHGMRFWDECGPGAYARRLRLRLLRDLGPATTPFTSFLVLQGLETLSLRMERHASNALELAHWLEDRPEVSAVHYPGLPSSPWHGLAQKYLPGGAGGVVSFELAAGREAGARFIDGLELVSHLANIGDVRSLAIHPASTTHYQLTPEQQRAAGVAPGLIRFSTGIEGIDDITSDLATALAAAASAPGRATKQ; this is encoded by the coding sequence ATGACGGAAGCGACGGCGCAGAGCGACTGGGCCTTCGAGACCCGGCAGATCCACGCCGGAACGGCGCCCGACCCGACGACGATGGCCCGGGCGGTGCCGATCTACCAGACGGGAGCCTTCGCGTTCCAGGACACCGATCATGCGGCTCGCCTGTTCACCCTTGAGGAGAAGGGGAACATCTACTCGCGCATCCAGAATCCGACCCACGAGGCGCTGGAGCGGCGGATCGCCTCTCTGGAGGGGGCCGTCGAAGCCGTCGCGGTGGCCTCCGGGCACGCGGCCGTGGCCCTGGCCATCCTGAACCTGGCCGGTGCCGGTGATCATGTGGTCTCCAGCGCGACCCTGTACGGCGGAACGTACAACTTGCTCCGTCACCTGCTGCCCGAGTACGGGATCGAGACGACGTTCGTCGACGACCCCGACGACCCGGACTCCTGGCGGCGGGCCCTGCGGCCCACCACCAAAGTGGTGTTCGGCGAGACGGTGGGAAACCCCCGTAACAACCTCCTCGATGTGAGGGCGGTGGCCGATGTCGCGCACGCGGCCGGTGTGCCGTTCGTGCTCGACAACACGGGTCTCACGCCGTACCTGTTGAGGCCCGTCGAGCACGGCGTCGATGTGGTGGTGCACTCCACGTCGAAGTATCTCTCCGGGCACGGCACGGTGATCGGCGGTGTCGTCGTCGACAACGGCACCTTCGACTTCGGCGCGCACGCCGAACGCTTCCCGAAGTACAGCGAGCCCGATCCGAGCTTCCACGGCATGCGGTTCTGGGACGAGTGCGGCCCCGGTGCGTACGCCCGCAGGCTGCGGCTGCGGCTGCTGCGCGATCTCGGCCCGGCGACCACTCCGTTCACCAGCTTCCTGGTGCTCCAGGGCCTGGAGACGCTCTCGCTGCGCATGGAACGGCACGCGAGCAACGCGCTCGAGCTCGCCCACTGGCTGGAAGACCGCCCCGAGGTCTCGGCGGTCCACTACCCCGGGCTGCCGTCAAGCCCCTGGCACGGCCTGGCACAGAAGTATCTGCCGGGCGGTGCGGGCGGAGTGGTCTCCTTCGAGCTGGCCGCCGGGCGGGAAGCCGGTGCGCGCTTCATCGACGGCCTCGAACTCGTCAGCCATCTCGCGAACATCGGCGACGTACGCAGCCTCGCCATCCACCCGGCCAGTACGACGCACTACCAGCTGACCCCCGAACAGCAACGGGCGGCGGGCGTCGCGCCCGGCCTCATCCGGTTCTCGACCGGCATCGAAGGCATCGACGACATCACATCCGACCTGGCCACCGCACTGGCGGCAGCCGCCTCGGCACCCGGCCGAGCAACGAAGCAGTGA
- the metX gene encoding homoserine O-acetyltransferase MetX, with translation MPVGRRKWADLPAPLELEGGGVLPDVRLAYETWGTLAPDASNAVLVLHGLTGDSHAGGPAMAGHPTAGWWEALIGPGRPLDTDRWFVVAPNVLGGCQGSTGPATTAWHGRPWGSRFPDVTIRDQVAAEAALADVLGIGTWAAVVGGSMGGMRALEWAVSRPDRLRTLGLLACPVAATADQIAWSVPQLHAIRSDPNWRGGDYHGAPVGGGPHRGLGNARRIAHITYRGGAELEERFGRRLERSAPARGRPTAAATATATALTTTAGHAGDARYAVESYLDHHAEKLVHRFDAGSYVALTEAMNRHDIGRGRGGVEAALRRVRADGAVIAISSDRLFPAHEQRRIARGLPHCAHFSVIDSPAGHDGFLIEHEQVGAVLRQALR, from the coding sequence ATGCCGGTCGGGCGCCGCAAGTGGGCCGACCTTCCCGCGCCGCTGGAGCTCGAGGGCGGTGGCGTACTGCCTGATGTGCGCCTCGCCTACGAGACGTGGGGCACCCTTGCCCCTGACGCGTCGAATGCCGTGCTCGTCCTGCACGGGCTTACGGGCGACAGCCATGCGGGCGGTCCGGCGATGGCCGGGCACCCCACCGCCGGGTGGTGGGAAGCCCTCATCGGTCCTGGTCGGCCGTTGGACACGGACCGTTGGTTCGTGGTGGCCCCCAACGTTCTCGGTGGCTGCCAGGGTTCCACCGGGCCCGCCACCACGGCGTGGCACGGTCGCCCCTGGGGGTCGCGCTTTCCGGACGTGACGATCCGCGATCAGGTGGCCGCCGAAGCGGCTCTCGCCGATGTCCTCGGAATCGGCACCTGGGCGGCCGTCGTCGGCGGGTCGATGGGCGGCATGCGGGCCCTGGAATGGGCCGTGAGCCGACCGGACCGGCTGCGCACCCTGGGCCTGCTGGCCTGCCCCGTGGCCGCCACGGCGGACCAGATCGCCTGGTCCGTTCCCCAGCTGCACGCCATCCGCAGCGACCCGAACTGGCGCGGTGGTGACTACCACGGGGCCCCGGTCGGCGGCGGCCCGCACCGTGGCCTCGGCAACGCCCGCAGGATCGCGCACATCACCTACCGCGGTGGCGCGGAGCTGGAGGAGCGCTTCGGCAGGCGTCTAGAGCGGAGCGCTCCGGCCCGCGGCCGACCGACCGCCGCCGCCACCGCCACCGCCACCGCCCTGACCACCACCGCAGGGCACGCAGGGGACGCCCGCTACGCCGTCGAGTCGTATCTCGACCACCACGCCGAGAAATTGGTGCACCGCTTCGACGCAGGCAGCTACGTCGCGCTGACCGAGGCGATGAACCGGCATGACATCGGCCGCGGCCGCGGCGGCGTCGAGGCGGCGCTGCGGCGGGTGCGGGCGGACGGGGCCGTCATCGCGATCAGCAGTGACCGGCTGTTCCCCGCGCACGAGCAGCGCAGGATCGCCCGCGGCCTTCCGCACTGCGCGCACTTCTCCGTCATCGACTCGCCCGCCGGACACGACGGGTTCCTCATCGAACACGAGCAGGTCGGTGCCGTCCTCCGCCAAGCACTGCGGTGA